In Nicotiana tabacum cultivar K326 chromosome 19, ASM71507v2, whole genome shotgun sequence, one DNA window encodes the following:
- the LOC107792466 gene encoding receptor-like serine/threonine-protein kinase ALE2 — MFLLIVLFLVILVYCFFRSRPLVLFNFIRSERCSFHWPSGMLDLAKLLFFPRWAKVSERGQSLTLKHLTILFYLMCVTNAELPDKPFEQQPISPVNKPVEATGLPDLPLLASVPAFHRQHRNHFPSGAPRLWLAPAQPPDYGPLVTAAHPPSSSRLSKPSMKKSGLVPPSAGLAPPRSAEIAPTQSSPSTLPAGLAQPPLSPHTSNCCEPDMVLKRGSQDCQCVYPLKIDLLLLNVSSNPNWKLFLNEFASQLSLKVSQIELINFYLVDLSKLNISMDITPDKGISVSSAEAFAINSSLSMHKIHLDPALVGGYQLLNITWFKPPVSAQAPRSAMSPVQAAPWLPSAPAVTVSSNKRRHPSLILIVGIVAGILIITIISTLFICFCGSNQRQKNRPLKETAKPICTDAVPAEGSFPHPTSTRFLPYEELKEATNNFAPSSILGEGGFGRVFKGVLSDGTAVAIKRLTSGGQQGGKEFLVEVEMLSRLHHRNLVKLIGYYSSRESSQNLLCYELVPNGSLEAWLHGPLGLNCPLDWDTRMKIALDAARGLAYLHEDSQPCVIHRDFKASNILLENNFNAKVADFGLAKQAPEGQANYLSTRVMGTFGYVAPEYAMTGHLLVKSDVYSYGVVLLELLTGKKPVDMSQLSGHENLVTWARPILRDKDRLEELADLRLEGKYPKEDFVRVCTIAAACVAPEASQRPTMGEVVQSLKMVQRVTEYQDTNINSGTRPNIRQSCTTFESDGTSSMFSSGPYSGLSVFENDVSRATVFSEDLHEGR; from the exons ATGTTTTTGCTCATAGTCTTGTTTCTTGTTATTTTAGTCTACTGCTTTTTTCGATCTAGACCGTTGGTTTTGTTCAATTTCATCAGATCCGAACGGTGTTCATTTCATTGGCCGTCAGGGATGTTGGACTTGGCAAAGCTACTGTTCTTTCCCCGTTGGGCTA AGGTATCAGAGAGGGGGCAATCTTTGACGCTGAAGCATTTAACCATCTTATTTTATCTCATGTGCGTAACAAATGCCGAGTTGCCTGATAAGCCATTTGAACAACAGCCCATCTCTCCGGTCAACAAACCTGTTGAAGCAACTGGCTTACCTGATCTGCCCCTGCTGGCGAGTGTACCTGCATTTCATAGGCAACATAGAAATCATTTTCCTTCTGGTGCACCACGGCTTTGGCTAGCTCCAGCCCAGCCTCCTGATTATGGTCCTTTAGTAACTGCTGCACACCCTCCTTCCAGTTCGCGCTTGTCCAAGCCATCAATGAAGAAAAGTGGATTGGTGCCTCCTAGTGCTGGCCTTGCACCTCCCCGTTCGGCAGAGATTGCTCCAACCCAATCCAGTCCTAGTACTCTACCCGCTGGTTTGGCTCAGCCACCACTTTCTCCTCACACTTCCA ACTGTTGTGAACCAGATATGGTGCTCAAACGAGGAAGCCAGGACTGCCAGTGTGTTTACCCATTAAAGATCGACCTTCTCCTCTTGAATGTCTCATCAAATCCAAATTGGAAACTGTTTCTGAATGAATTTGCTTCACAATTAAGTTTGAAGGTTTCTCAAATTGAGCTAATTAACTTTTACTTGGTGGATCTATCAAAGCTAAATATATCCATGGATATCACACCAGATAAGGGAATTAGCGTATCATCTGCTGAAGCCTTTGCAATAAACTCTTCGTTATCAATGCATAAGATCCATCTAGATCCAGCACTAGTGGGTGGATATCAATTGCTCAACATTACCTGGTTTAAGCCACCAGTTTCAGCACAAG CTCCTCGTTCTGCTATGTCACCCGTTCAAGCAGCTCCGTGGCTGCCTTCTGCTCCTGCAGTAACAGTGTCTTCGAACAAAAGGAGACATCCAAGTTTAATTCTTATTGTTGGGATTGTTGCTGGCATCTTAATCATCACTATCATATCAACACTCTTTATTTGTTTCTGTGGATCTAATCAAAGACAGAAGAATAGACCCCTCAAAGAAACTG CAAAACCGATATGTACGGACGCTGTTCCAGCTGAGGGATCATTTCCCCATCCAACTAGTACACGGTTCCTTCCATATGAAGAACTGAAAGAAGCTACAAATAACTTTGCACCATCTAGTATACTTGGAGAGGGCGGCTTTGGCAGAGTTTTCAAGGGTGTGCTGAGTGATGGTACTGCTGTTGCAATAAAAAGACTTACTAGTGGAGGCCAACAAGGAGGTAAAGAGTTTCTAGTTGAGGTTGAGATGCTTAGTAGGCTGCATCACCGTAATCTGGTGAAACTTATTGGTTACTATAGCAGTCGTGAGTCCTCACAGAACCTACTGTGTTATGAGCTTGTTCCAAATGGGAGTTTGGAGGCTTGGCTTCATG GCCCTTTAGGATTAAACTGCCCACTGGATTGGGACACAAGAATGAAAATTGCACTTGATGCAGCGAGAGGACTTGCATACTTGCACGAAGATTCCCAACCGTGTGTTATCCATAGAGATTTTAAGGCATCAAATATATTGCTTGAGAACAACTTTAATGCTAAAGTTGCTGATTTTGGCCTTGCAAAACAGGCCCCGGAAGGCCAGGCGAATTACCTCTCGACTCGTGTTATGGGCACATTTGG GTATGTCGCCCCTGAATATGCCATGACTGGGCACCTACTGGTAAAAAGTGATGTGTACAGCTATGGGGTTGTACTCCTTGAATTGTTAACAGGAAAGAAGCCTGTAGATATGTCACAACTATCTGGACATGAAAATCTTGTTACTTGG GCCAGACCAATACTTAGAGACAAGGATCGTTTGGAAGAACTTGCTGATCTAAGGCTTGAGGGTAAGTATCCAAAGGAGGATTTTGTGCGGGTTTGCACAATTGCAGCGGCTTGTGTTGCTCCGGAAGCTAGCCAACGGCCTACGATGGGAGAAGTGGTTCAGTCTCTCAAAATGGTTCAGCGGGTAACTGAGTACCAGGATACTAATATAAATTCAGGCACTCGACCTAACATAAGGCAGTCATGTACAACATTTGAATCAGATGGTACCTCGTCTATGTTTTCTTCTGGTCCTTACTCTGGTTTGAGTGTGTTCGAGAATGACGTATCTCGGGCAACTGTATTCTCAGAAGATCTTCATGAAGGAAGATGA
- the LOC107792467 gene encoding uncharacterized protein LOC107792467 translates to MYVMDESGGTRFEGINATVRKKRSHMLRRPRPEILVFHESRDQSPLTLVSDDVGRVSSDENTGDADAGRKMFNLNHCMSRGSASRVDEDYTVKKNKDTGSSLLYSNGGPGDDTYSRKGSSLRKSGTVQDGVCNDNKLKKVKLKVGGVTRTIQTKTDSHGAYGGGLSTKSARALGASLPRQKLAQQDTSSEDGLSEKKSESQGNLWRDSPRGTFDAGKDNMGKTPMTNAFQKRGDKSDPTRKSKRAPKRRVSEGFDEDDDDDEIRYLEKLKTSKFAGYKDFEEELTKKRSFSRVSKVCKYEKDENVGSSRKDVRKKSEEGPEDTDYEVEELLSDGEPEGRKKQKQRKESSDSPIETMRGEMTLTTRQRALLSSKDSTASSVSQIEFPDGLPPAPPRKQKEKLTDVEQQLKKAEAAQKRRMQNEKAARESEAEAIRKILGQDSNRKKREDKIKKRQEELAQEKAAKEQMLAKSTIRVVMGPTGTVVTFPEDMGLPHFFDSKPCSYPPPREQCAGPSCMNPYKYRDSKTNLPLCSLQCYKAIHENTGLKAC, encoded by the exons ATGTATGTCATGGATGAATCTGGTGGCACTCGATTTGAAGGGATCAATGCTACtgttagaaagaaaagaagccACATGTTGCGGCGACCTAGACCAGAGATACTGGTTTTTCATGAAAGCCGTGATCAGTCACCCTTAACACTAGTTTCAGATGATGTTGGTAGGGTTTCCAGTGATGAGAACACTGGTGATGCCGATGCTGGACGGAAAATGTTCAACCTTAATCATTGCATGTCTAGAGGCTCTGCTTCGAGAGTGGATGAGGACTACACTGTTAAGAAGAATAAGGATACCGGATCTAGCTTGTTATACAGTAATGGAGGTCCAGGAGATGATACATATTCCCGGAAGGGCTCCTCTCTTAGGAAATCAGGAACTGTTCAGGATGGCGTTTGCAATGATAACAAGCTGAAAAAGGTTAAGCTGAAAGTTGGGGGTGTGACGCGCACCATTCAAACCAAAACCGATTCTCATGGTGCATATGGTGGTGGTTTGTCTACTAAAAGTGCTCGAGCCTTAGGTGCCTCGCTGCCACGGCAGAAACTTGCCCAGCAG GACACTTCGAGTGAAGACGGTCTTTCTGAAAAGAAAAGTGAGTCGCAAGGAAATTTGTGGAGAGATTCACCAAGAGGCACTTTTGATGCTGGCAAAGACAATATGGGGAAGACACCAATGACAAATGCCTTCCAAAAAAGAGGTGACAAGTCAGATCCAACTCGTAAGAGTAAGAGGGCGCCGAAAAGGCGTGTCTCGGAGGGGTTTGATGaggatgacgatgatgatgaaaTTCGATACTTGGAGAAGCTTAAAACCTCAAAGTTTGCAGGATATAAAGATTTTGAGGAGGAATTGACCAAGAAAAGAAGTTTTTCCCGTGTTTCAAAGGTTTGTAAGTATGAAAAGGATGAAAATGTGGGAAGTTCAAGGAAAGATGTAAGGAAGAAATCAGAAGAAGGTCCTGAGGACACTGATTATGAGGTGGAAGAGCTCCTGTCTGATGGTGAGCCTGAAGGAAGAAAGAAGCAGAAACAAAGGAAGGAATCCTCAGATTCACCAATTGAAACGATGAGAGGAGAAATGACTCTTACAACACGTCAACGAGCTCTCCTATCTAGCAAAGATTCTACTGCTTCTTCTGTGAGTCAAATTGAGTTCCCTGATGGTTTACCACCGGCGCCACCTCGAA AGCAAAAGGAAAAGCTCACAGATGTTGAGCAGCAACTGAAGAAAGCGGAGGCTGCTCAGAAACGTAGAATGCAAAATGAGAAGGCTGCGCGTGAATCAGAG GCTGAGGCAATTAGGAAAATTCTAGGTCAAGATTCAAATAGGAAGAAGCGAGAAGATAAAATAAAGAAGCGGCAGGAAGAGTTGGCACAG GAGAAGGCTGCCAAAGAGCAGATGCTTGCGAAAAGCACTATCAGAGTGGTTATGGGCCCTACTGGGACTGTTGTGACATTTCCTGAAGATATGGGTTTACCTCATTTTTTTGACTCTAAACCTTGCAG TTACCCTCCTCCTCGTGAGCAATGTGCTGGGCCTTCCTGTATGAATCCATACAAGTACCGTGATTCTAAGACAAATCTTCCTCTTTGCAGTCTCCAGTGCTACAAGGCAATTCATGAAAACACAGGCTTGAAAGCCTGCTAA
- the LOC107792463 gene encoding DEAD-box ATP-dependent RNA helicase 24: protein MSKRKFGFEGFGINKQTTYNFERNQAPQRLYVPPSSRSGGSHDNYEDTDLDNIEYEEHDAVGEDNKNVGGGGGGGAEDDEIDPLDAFMEGIHEEMKAAPPPKPKEKLDKYKDDVEDDPMESFLRAKKDVGLQLAAEALNAGYNSDEEVYAAAKAVDAGLVEYDSDDNPIVVDKKKIEPIPALEHSEIDYEAFNKDFYEEKPSISGMSDPEVNEYRSSLAIRVSGFDVPRPVKTFENCGFSGELMKAISKQGYEKPTPIQCQALPIVLSGRDIIGIAKTGSGKTAAFVLPMIVHIMDQPELQKEEGPIGVICAPTRELAHQIFVEAKKFSKSHGIRVSAVYGGMSKLDQYKELKAGCEIVVATPGRLIDMLRKKAFTMLRATYLVLDEADRMFDLGFEPQIRSIVGQIRPDRQTLLFSATMPRKIEKLAREILTDPVRVTVGEIGMANEDITQLVQVIPSDAEKLPWLLEKLPVLIDNGDVLVFASKKATVDEIESQLAQKGFRVAALHGDKDQVSRMETLQKFKSGIYHVLIATDVAARGLDIKSIKSVVNYDIAKDMDMHVHRIGRTGRAGDKDGTAYTLITQKEARFAGELANSLVAAGQTVSIELMDLAMKDGRFRSKRDARKGGGKRAKGRGGGNNRGVRGVDFGLGIGYNAESNNPPQNAAPSRSAAVNSLRTGMMAQFKSNFVAASSNSQNQGMNNTAGAYPNKGMVLQGFVSGGTIGGESNASRISSTFAAATPGAYSSSQPARDGANQKSSESSKEKSRERRRPSGWDR from the exons ATGTCGAAGAGAAAATTCGGATTCGAAGGATTTGGAATAAATAAGCAAACGACGTACAACTTCGAGCGAAATCAAGCTCCTCAGCGACTGTACGTCCCGCCGTCGTCACGCTCCGGCGGTAGCCACGACAATTACGAAGACACCGACTTAGATAACATCGAGTACGAAGAACACGATGCCGTCGGAGAGGACAACAAAAACGTTGGTGGAGGAGGAGGCGGCGGCGCCGAAGATGATGAGATTGATCCGCTCGATGCGTTTATGGAAGGGATTCATGAGGAAATGAAGGCGGCGCCGCCTCCGAAGCCGAAGGAGAAGCTTGATAAGTATAAGGATGATGTAGAGGATGATCCGATGGAGAGTTTTTTGAGAGCGAAGAAGGATGTAGGGTTACAATTGGCTGCTGAAGCTCTTAACGCTGGTTATAATTCGGACGAGGAGGTTTATGCTGCGGCGAAGGCTGTTGATGCAGGATTGGTTGAGTATGACTCGGATGATAATCCTATTGTTGTTGATAAAAAGAAGATTGAACCTATTCCTGCTTTGGAACATAGTGAGATAGACTATGAGGCTTTCAACAAGGACTTTTACGAGGAAAAGCCTTCTATTTCAG GTATGAGCGATCCGGAAGTTAATGAATATAGGTCAAGCTTGGCAATTCGTGTATCAGGCTTTGATGTTCCAAGGCCTGTTAAGACATTTGAAAACTGTGGTTTTTCTGGTGAGTTGATGAAAGCTATCAGTAAACAGGGATATGAAAAGCCCACACCAATACAGTGTCAAGCATTGCCGATTGTGCTCTCTGGGAGAGATATTATTGGTATTGCTAAAACTGGGTCTGGCAAGACTGCTGCTTTTGTGCTTCCTATGATTGTCCACATTATGGATCAGCCTGAACTTCAGAAAGAAGAAGGTCCCATTGGAGTTATTTGTGCACCTACTAGGGAATTAGCACATCAAATATTTGTGGAGGCAAAAAAATTCTCTAAATCGCATGGTATCCGTGTCTCTGCAGTTTATGGAGGAATGTCTAAGTTGGATCAATACAAAGAACTAAAGGCAGGATGTGAGATTGTTGTTGCTACTCCAGGGAGGTTGATAGATATGCTTAGAAAGAAGGCATTTACAATGTTGAGGGCAACTTACCTAGTACTAGATGAGGCTGATCGGATGTTTGACCTTGGTTTTGAGCCTCAGATAAGGTCCATTGTCGGTCAAATTAGACCTGATCGTCAAACATTGCTCTTTTCAGCAACTATGCCCCGTAAAATTGAAAAGCTTGCCAGAGAAATATTGACAGATCCTGTAAGAGTTACCGTGGGTGAGATTGGCATGGCTAATGAGGATATTACACAATTAGTTCAAGTGATTCCTTCAGATGCTGAAAAATTGCCTTGGCTTTTGGAAAAGCTCCCTGTACTGATCGACAATGGTGACGTTCTTGTCTTCGCTTCGAAAAAGGCAACAGTGGATGAGATTGAATCTCAACTGGCTCAGAAGGGATTTAGAGTTGCAGCTCTCCATGGTGACAAGGATCAAGTTTCTCGTATGGAGACGCTGCAAAAGTTTAAATCTGGCATATATCATGTTCTTATCGCAACTGATGTTGCTGCCCGTGGTCTTGACATCAAATCAATTAAGTCAGTGGTGAACTATGACATAGCTAAAGACATGGACATGCATGTTCACAGAATTGGGAGAACAGGTCGTGCTGGTGACAAAGATGGGACGGCCTACACTCTTATTACACAGAAGGAAGCGCGTTTTGCTGGTGAACTGGCTAACAGTTTGGTTGCTGCCGGTCAAACTGTGTCCATCGAACTAATGGACCTTGCTATGAAG GATGGGAGGTTCCGGTCCAAAAGGGATGCAAGGAAAGGAG GTGGAAAAAGGGCCAAAGGAAGGGGAGGAGGAAACAATAGAGGTGTACGAGGTGTGGATTTTGGTCTAGGTATTGGATACAATGCTGAATCAAATAACCCTCCCCAGAACGCTGCTCCAAGCCGTTCTGCAGCAGTTAATTCCCTGAGGACAGGCATGATGGCACAATTTAAAAGTAACTTTGTTGCTGCATCGTCAAATTCTCAAAATCAAGGGATGAATAACACAGCTGGTGCATATCCGAACAAGGGAATGGTCTTACAAGGCTTTGTCTCTGGTGGGACAATAGGTGGAGAAAGTAATGCTTCCCGTATTAGTTCCACATTTGCTGCTGCTACACCTGGTGCATATTCTTCTAGTCAGCCAGCTAGAGATGGAGCAAACCAGAAGAGTTCAGAGAG TTCAAAAGAGAAGTCTAGAGAAAGACGGAGGCCTTCTGGTTGGGATCGTTGA